One window of uncultured Methanoregula sp. genomic DNA carries:
- a CDS encoding GNAT family N-acetyltransferase, which produces MPTISAPAEAEEYNEDKTLLTLYALAGEESGGFVTFRPGFISRIGKVIFSEGAASAPERIYENVDVRELTPSEMARAERELWIHYHQQKADREHDRLFAVFVGSRIIGVARCARHEDGLEVDAVYVLDEYRLRGFARSVMSLLIEECGRNEVLYMHSKLELMDFYGSFGFYSIPEAELPKSIRDRFGFAMGNLKGIDVCPMRREPGSHTQAQRETSQKKVTA; this is translated from the coding sequence ATGCCAACGATCTCCGCACCTGCTGAGGCTGAAGAGTACAACGAGGACAAGACACTCCTCACCCTGTATGCACTTGCCGGTGAGGAGAGCGGCGGATTTGTCACATTCCGGCCGGGTTTTATCAGCAGGATTGGCAAGGTCATCTTCTCGGAAGGGGCTGCGAGTGCTCCTGAACGGATCTATGAAAATGTCGATGTGCGGGAGCTGACGCCATCGGAGATGGCCCGGGCTGAACGGGAGCTCTGGATCCACTACCACCAGCAGAAAGCGGACCGGGAACACGACCGGCTCTTTGCGGTATTTGTCGGATCGCGTATCATCGGGGTTGCCCGCTGTGCCCGGCATGAGGATGGCCTGGAAGTGGATGCGGTCTACGTGCTCGATGAATACCGGCTCAGGGGATTTGCCCGCTCGGTCATGTCCCTCTTGATCGAGGAGTGCGGCAGGAACGAGGTTCTCTACATGCATTCCAAGCTTGAACTTATGGACTTCTACGGGAGCTTCGGGTTTTATTCCATTCCCGAAGCAGAGCTCCCCAAGTCGATCCGGGACCGGTTCGGGTTCGCCATGGGGAATCTCAAGGGAATCGATGTCTGCCCGATGCGCCGCGAGCCGGGTTCCCACACGCAGGCACAACGGGAAACCAGCCAGAAAAAAGTAACGGCATAA
- a CDS encoding FmdE family protein produces the protein MQAGHHEDNPESLAGSMKANGISPQLMQQILRLSEFHTYPAPGVLIGAFMVDYALELLGVTPDKKLYGVCETPKCLPDALQVMAHCTTGNNRLRVVPIGKFAITINTPSDNPTTEAIRVYVDLKKLKKFPTIDTWYANSSAYDKATMKEKLQDEIFRAGREILSSERVRVTVHKKKKWTSVTCPCCGETVPDYLIEGKQCGACGSMKYFERI, from the coding sequence ATGCAAGCAGGTCACCATGAAGACAACCCCGAATCACTCGCAGGCAGCATGAAGGCAAACGGGATCAGCCCGCAGCTCATGCAGCAGATTCTCCGGTTGTCAGAATTCCATACCTACCCGGCCCCCGGGGTTTTGATCGGGGCGTTCATGGTGGACTATGCCCTGGAACTGCTCGGGGTTACCCCGGATAAAAAACTCTACGGGGTCTGCGAGACGCCCAAGTGCCTTCCCGATGCCCTCCAGGTAATGGCCCACTGCACAACCGGCAACAACCGGCTCCGGGTAGTCCCGATCGGCAAATTCGCCATCACCATCAATACCCCGTCCGATAACCCGACCACCGAGGCGATCCGGGTATACGTTGACCTGAAAAAACTCAAAAAATTCCCCACCATCGATACCTGGTACGCCAACAGCTCCGCTTACGACAAGGCGACGATGAAAGAGAAACTGCAGGACGAGATCTTCCGGGCCGGACGGGAGATCCTTTCCTCAGAGCGGGTCCGGGTCACGGTCCACAAGAAGAAAAAATGGACATCGGTCACCTGCCCCTGCTGCGGCGAGACGGTGCCGGATTACCTCATCGAGGGGAAGCAATGCGGGGCCTGTGGCTCCATGAAATATTTCGAACGGATCTGA
- a CDS encoding carbonic anhydrase: MIDKLLLGNLRFRESDFTPNIDYYKELVGSQHPETLWIGCSDSRLQTGHITQARAGELFIQRNIGNIVPIHDWNFATVLEYAVVHLRVSDIVICGHSNCGAIRALDKESTDSYIPLWLNNAREAKERVDKTIKPPETVLENEERYRLIEQENVRLQMEHLYTYPLLKKAVDQQQVATHGLYYDLGTGVLSRVI; this comes from the coding sequence ATGATTGACAAGCTGTTATTAGGGAACCTGAGGTTTCGGGAATCAGATTTCACCCCGAATATTGATTATTACAAGGAACTGGTTGGGAGCCAGCACCCGGAAACGCTCTGGATCGGGTGTTCGGACTCCCGTCTCCAGACCGGGCATATCACGCAGGCCCGGGCCGGGGAGCTTTTTATCCAGCGCAATATCGGCAACATCGTCCCGATCCATGACTGGAACTTTGCAACCGTGCTGGAATATGCCGTGGTTCACCTCCGCGTGAGCGACATTGTGATCTGCGGCCATTCGAACTGCGGGGCAATACGGGCGCTTGACAAGGAGAGCACGGACTCCTATATCCCGCTCTGGCTCAACAATGCCCGCGAGGCAAAGGAACGGGTGGATAAAACGATCAAACCCCCGGAGACCGTTCTTGAGAACGAGGAGCGGTACCGTCTCATCGAGCAGGAGAATGTCCGTCTCCAGATGGAACACCTCTACACGTACCCGCTCCTCAAAAAAGCAGTTGATCAGCAACAGGTTGCAACCCACGGGCTCTATTACGATCTCGGCACGGGAGTATTGAGCCGGGTCATCTGA